A genomic window from Anthocerotibacter panamensis C109 includes:
- the pds gene encoding 15-cis-phytoene desaturase: MSVAIAGGGLAGLSCAKYLCDQGITPIVLERREVLGGLVAAWKDEDGDWYETGLHIFFGAYPNALQLFKELGIEERLQWKDHTMIFNMPDAPGTYSSFDFPKHLPAPLNGIVAILRNNDMLTWPEKIKFGLGLIPAILQGQSYVEAMDNRTWSQWMAERNIPPRVEKEVFVAMSKALNFINPDEISATILLTALNRFLQQKEGSRMAFLDGAPPERFLQPLVDSITSRGGRVLTEQALQEILLHTDGSVAGFQMRSGEVITADAYVSAIAVDPLKALLPQPWRTLPFFQPMYELEGVPVINIHLWFDRKLTTLDNILFSRSDLLSVYADMSEVCRGYADAARSHLELVFAPAKDWINRPDEAILEATMQELARLFPDQLPEPARLRKYRVVKTPRSVYKAVPGCEARRPSQQTPIPNFFLAGSFTKQEYLGSMEGAVLSGKLCAQAIGGKR, translated from the coding sequence ATGAGCGTAGCAATTGCGGGTGGTGGGCTGGCGGGATTGTCCTGCGCAAAGTACCTATGTGACCAAGGCATCACCCCCATCGTACTGGAGCGGCGCGAGGTCTTGGGCGGGCTGGTAGCCGCCTGGAAAGATGAAGATGGCGACTGGTACGAAACCGGGTTGCACATCTTCTTTGGGGCTTATCCCAACGCGCTACAGCTCTTCAAAGAATTGGGCATTGAGGAGCGCCTCCAGTGGAAAGACCACACCATGATCTTCAACATGCCCGACGCTCCCGGCACCTACTCCAGCTTTGATTTCCCTAAACATCTGCCTGCACCCCTCAATGGCATTGTCGCCATTCTGCGCAACAACGATATGCTCACATGGCCCGAAAAGATTAAATTTGGTCTCGGGCTCATCCCCGCTATTCTCCAGGGCCAGTCCTACGTCGAGGCGATGGACAACCGCACATGGTCCCAATGGATGGCTGAGCGCAACATCCCGCCTCGGGTCGAAAAAGAAGTCTTCGTGGCGATGAGTAAAGCGCTCAACTTCATCAATCCTGACGAGATCTCCGCTACGATCCTGCTCACTGCGCTCAACCGCTTCTTGCAACAAAAAGAAGGCTCGCGCATGGCTTTTCTGGATGGAGCCCCGCCGGAGCGCTTCTTGCAACCCTTGGTAGACTCGATTACCAGCCGGGGCGGGCGGGTCCTGACCGAACAGGCGCTCCAGGAAATCCTGCTGCATACAGATGGGAGCGTAGCTGGATTTCAGATGCGCTCCGGGGAGGTCATCACAGCGGACGCCTATGTCTCCGCGATAGCGGTGGACCCCCTCAAAGCGCTCCTTCCACAACCCTGGCGCACGCTGCCCTTTTTCCAGCCGATGTATGAACTTGAGGGGGTACCGGTCATCAATATTCACCTCTGGTTTGACCGCAAACTGACCACCCTGGACAACATCCTGTTCAGCCGTTCGGATCTCCTCAGTGTCTATGCGGATATGTCCGAGGTCTGTCGGGGCTATGCTGATGCTGCGCGCTCTCACCTGGAATTGGTTTTTGCCCCGGCTAAAGACTGGATCAACCGTCCCGATGAAGCCATCTTGGAGGCCACGATGCAGGAGTTGGCCCGCCTTTTTCCCGATCAGCTCCCCGAGCCTGCTCGTTTGCGTAAATACCGTGTGGTCAAGACCCCCCGCTCTGTCTACAAAGCAGTCCCTGGTTGTGAAGCCCGTCGCCCCAGCCAGCAGACCCCCATCCCCAACTTTTTTCTAGCCGGTAGTTTCACCAAGCAGGAATACTTAGGCAGTATGGAAGGAGCGGTCTTGAGTGGCAAACTCTGTGCTCAGGCCATTGGAGGTAAAAGATAG